ATCTCAACCCATTTGAACATGTTGCTGTTCTCTCCACTTCCACTGTCAAAACACTAAATGAGGGATTATATTTTGGATGAATGGTGTGCCATCCCTGCAGAATCTTGGATAATCATTTCCTAGGAGCATTGAAGCTGTTTTGGTGGCTACAGGTGGTCAccaaggttgtttttttttccttttaataaattaattttattgtttgttttataaggACAATGCACGTTAATGAACATCAGTATAAAAAACAAGATGTAAACATGCTGGACTGTAGCAGAAATTCAAATTTACATCTGTAGTTCCTAGACAGGTAACACGAAATAAAAACATTCCAAGTAACAATATAGAAATACAAATGTATATAATACATCGGCATAAAAGACAAATATGTGACACAACATGCTGagttaaaggaccagtgtgtaacatttataaGGATCTATTGGCAGAAATTGAACATAATAgatatgtatttgtttttattaatttataattTTTACTTCTGAccttgtttattgtttaatatCTTTCTTTACACACTAGTGAAAGAGTGGCTGAATTATGACAGAGCTTGGATTTTGTCAGTACGGAAGTAATAAATGGTTACAGAGGCCAGTAAATTACTTTAGTGCTCATATGGGCCTGTAAGACAGACTCgaataaaatacaaaacctAGTCTTTAAAGTTAAAGTATTATTGTAGATTTAAATTCAGCAAGCACAACACAAATCTACAGATCAACTCCAACTCcgacatttacatattttttaaaacgATCACAAAGGAGCTAAAGCTGGAGAAGATttgtaaaaataagaaaacattaTGTATTTATACAGTTTATCTACAAACACCAGTGAGAGCTGTAAAgtttcagtgtcagtttgttGAAAGTTATTAAATTCTGATACGTACTTGTGTTTAATTCTTGCAACATATGCTGATGCTGTTGGATTTAATTtgtgtatgaaaatgaatatgagaaaataatagGGAAAGATTAGATAAACAAAATGCAACTAATTTTCTTGCTTCTGTgaattctctctttttaaaaaaaaaaaaattggtatCAATGTCACTGTAACAAAAGTGTCATAATCTTTTTAAGTGAGGTTTTAAATGAGGGAGGAGTGACCACTTTATTTAGCTGTACATAAGGAATCACTGATAACATTTTCCTTCCTCACTTAAACTTGGACTCAGAACAACGGTCCCAATGGAACCAGCTCTGATTACTTTAATGCAACTTCCTGACAGAGGAAGGCGGAGAAAACTTTTCCTGCAGACTAACAGTATCAAAAGTGAAACTACCTCCAGCTCAAGTGCTGCAGTTTATATAATGATTATTACGTATGACTGTGTAACATGATCCAGATGGGCTGTTCTTTTTCCCCTGCGGATATAAACCGCTCCCTGATCTTTGTGTCTTTACCAGAGACGCAATCAAAGAAGaaacttcttccattttttCTGACTTAACAGCCTGAAAATGTCCGATAGTGATGTTAAACTTGAGGCTCTTTCCATCCTCTGCAATGCCACTGTCACATCTCTACAATCACAAAGCGTGGTTGTAGGGGCTTCTGTTGGAAATTTCTTAAGCTCAACAATGACCATCCCAGGCTTCATATCTGCACTCATGGGAAGGTATGTGTCTTCttctatttagtttttatttgcttcgctctctttctttttctgagctAAAGGGAGGTCTGTTGTATAAACCCACAACCTCTGCAGTCGCCTCTGTTTTATGTCTAATTTAAAACTACGGTGGCCCTGAGGGtcaaaacacagcaacatttcagtgttttgtgagatgttgttttgtgaaatgttattatgttttgtgaaatgttgtcttGTCTGAATTGTTGTgctttctgaaatgttgttgtgctttgaccttcagggccgGCCCAAACCTTTTGTCTGTAGCCAGATCTCCTCAATCACAGGGGGGTCGCATCATCATTGACGAGGAAGAATTCTTCGATCCACAGTATGACTACGATTTCACTGATTTGCAAGATACTGAGACGTTTTACAGAGGCGGGGAGGTGTACGAGCGTCCCTGTGGATGGAAACGTTACGCTCTCAAGGTGAATATAAGCTACAGTTTGATTTGacttaaatgaaaatactgaacTTAAGTCATGCTGCACTTAAGAATACTCCTTTGGGTTAATGTTGTCCACGTTTGACTGGATGTGGCctagacagagaaaaaatactATGGACTTTTAAAGATGatatatgtaagtttttgctatcactacacaGCCATATAGTTTCTGCATTTaagtcataaaaaaataaaataaaattattttgacTTACTTGAGAcccaaaagcaaaaacaatcaAGTTCTGAACCGAAATCTCacattaatcaaaaacaaaaagaacctTGCACAGTCTTGaatatgaaattattattatttccatttttttattttaatatgatttatttgtgctttttatttgaTCTCAGGTGCTGGATAAATATCCAGATGGAAATGCTTGGCTGGGAGAGCGAGGATACTGCACCACCACGGAGTCGAAGCCCGGGGAATGGCCCGTGTCCTACCATGGGACGTCAAAGGAATGCGCTCGAGGCATCATCATTGCACGATTTGTAGtgggttttatttctgttataatgatgatgataggAACTTGGGGCCTCATGGTGGCTTCAGAAAATCATCAGACCCCTTCACGCTTTGTTCACTTTATTGTGTCATAGATTTAATTGTACATGGATAAAACTTTATCCATTACCCATTAACCtttttaaagagtaagatccttttgATTTAACTAGAAAAACAACTATATATCGCTACCAAACTCCACTGACCAAAACAGTAATTCTAccttgcagaacacaggagttgctgcaATACCACCGCTTTGAACGGTTAGTGTGTTTGcattattgtgtggtactttaacTTATGTagaggatctgaatactttttacACCACTAA
Above is a window of Lates calcarifer isolate ASB-BC8 linkage group LG10, TLL_Latcal_v3, whole genome shotgun sequence DNA encoding:
- the LOC127138918 gene encoding uncharacterized protein LOC127138918, which gives rise to MSDSDVKLEALSILCNATVTSLQSQSVVVGASVGNFLSSTMTIPGFISALMGRAGPNLLSVARSPQSQGGRIIIDEEEFFDPQYDYDFTDLQDTETFYRGGEVYERPCGWKRYALKVLDKYPDGNAWLGERGYCTTTESKPGEWPVSYHGTSKECARGIIIARFVPGAGQNYGRGIYSTPFISEAEPYTKTFTSTSTGYRYHVVLQNRVNPKYREKYNDDKYWLVPLSEGLSKEEEQEIVEKAIRPYALLVRRL